The nucleotide window CCGACGTCCTTCAGCGCCTGGCTGCAACGTTTACTTATTTTGCTTTGCTGCTTATCCAGACAGGTGAGCAGTCTGCCTTCTCCCGGCTGTATGGCTGAGCAGTATGCTTTCAGGTCGTCTTTACACTCGTTTGCCACATAGGTCAGGGCCGTGACTGCTCGCTCCAGCTGGGCGGCTGCATCATACAATGAATATTCGCAGCGTGGTGACAGTTTGTCCTCATAGGCAAAGAGACAGGCAAGAAGACGCCCTTCGCCGGGTGTTACATTCTTGCAGTAAGTTTCAAATTCCTTCTGACAGCCGTCGAGAACCGTTTCTACGGGCCCTTTGTCTGCTGCCAGCGCGTCACCGGTAAAGAGTACTGCAAGAAAAAAGCACAACCCCAAAATCAATCCACGGCCCATCTTTTTCTCCTCCTTCTTTCATCGTTTTTTGTGGTCTCCTGCAACGACCCCAGATAAGCTTGCGCTCCATTGATAATAGCATGGTCCCGATACTCACTCAATATAGTTGTGGATTAGACGAAGCGTTCTTGTAATGAGAGTCGTCGATCCAGGCGTTCGCGAGCGCAAGTTCAAATCGAAGCTTGACACCTGAGGTCGAGGGACACAGAATTGCACTAGGTGCAAGTATACTAAACTCAAAACCCAGGTAGAAAGGAGAAGCGCCGTGGAAGAAGACAGACTGGTGCAAAAAGCCTACACTGCTGTCACGGAACATTTTGTGAAGACCGGGAGGGCACCGCACTATACGGAACTTTCAGCAACACTCGGGCTGAGCCCTGAAAAGGCGAGGCAGGTGCAGCGTAAGGCGGCCGAAGCTTCCGTTGCCTGCTGGTTCGTGAACGAGACAGATTATGTTGAGTCATGGGCGCCCTTTTCAAATGTGCCTACCCACTATCTCATAACCATAAAGGGAGAGCAAAAGTGGTACGGGCAGTGAGGGCTTGAGGCGCTGGCCGTGCGCTGGCTCTTTCCCGGAAGTGAGATTCGCATAGAGACGCGTTGCCTGGATTGTGGCGAGCCCATACTTGTTCGAATGCGCGATGAGAATATACTCGAAGTTGATCCAACCACCGCCGTAGGACACGTGAACATCCCGTTCTCGAATGTGTTAACGGGAAAGGCAACCTGGGGCTTGGCTTGAAGCCGCATGAACCTCTTCCGGTCGGAAGAGCACGTGAAAAATTGGCCACACTATGATCCCGTTTCAGCGGAGTCTATCATGCCTTTGTCCAGCTGGGCGCAGGCATTCAGTGGACCACTCATGCGGAATCGTTTGGCGCCGGATTACCTCTCCCACGCGAAGGAGTATGCCTCTGAGCTGTTCGTGTCGCTAAAGAACATGGGAAAGGCAGGTCAGTTCTGGACTCCGTAATAGGGATTCCGAACCCTGACGTTTGTTTACGCTTTCTCGATCCGGCACATAAGCGCTGTGTGAGGCCAGCCGCCGATCTCCGGGCTGCAAAATTCCGGTGTGTCAGGGCAAAGCACGTTGGCGTTCGATTCGAACACACCGAATAGATCGGGCTCAGCCTCCTGCCGCTCAGGAAACCACCAGCCGTGATCTGCATCTGCCATGCGCCGATCGACCATGTCGGAAAGAGCGAGGCGCATGCGGATGCTCCCTAGGGGAGTCTCCAGCTTGACGTTGTCGCCTTCAAGGAGCTTCAGGCTCTTTGCCGTTTCCGGGTGGATGGTCACCAGAGGATCGGGTCTTCTTTTTCTCGCAGCCTCGATCTGCCTCTGTTCTGAGTGATACATCGGCATGAATCGGCTTCCCGTTATGAGAACAAGAGGGAACGTCTCGGTCAGCTTCTCGGCTCCCACCGGACTGTGTGCCATCTCCCGATAAACCGGAAGGGGCTCGCAATTAAGGGCCTCGAAGGTGCTCGACCGTAGCTCCACCTTTCCTGATGGCGTACCGAAACCGTATTTCTTATAGCGTCCGAATTCCGGCTTTCCGAAGAGTCCGTTCTGTTCAAGGAGCTGGTCAAACGTCAGGCCCACAGGTGCGAGCCTGAAGTTCCACACCTCGTCAACGGTTTCCCATGGCCACTCTGCGCTTTGT belongs to Syntrophorhabdales bacterium and includes:
- a CDS encoding cysteine rich repeat-containing protein, whose product is MGRGLILGLCFFLAVLFTGDALAADKGPVETVLDGCQKEFETYCKNVTPGEGRLLACLFAYEDKLSPRCEYSLYDAAAQLERAVTALTYVANECKDDLKAYCSAIQPGEGRLLTCLDKQQSKISKRCSQALKDVG